In Ruminiclostridium papyrosolvens DSM 2782, the following proteins share a genomic window:
- a CDS encoding M20/M25/M40 family metallo-hydrolase, with translation MVNRTRLVDEFLELVKIDSLSLKERQMCDLLKQKLENMGYMPVEDNAGEKIGGNSGNIVCTVKGNKKVPAIMLGAHMDTVVPGIGKKAIVDGDIIKTDGLTILGGDDASGIAIILETLKILKEENIPHGDIQIVFTVAEEIGLLGAKNLDYSKIQAKYGFILDSDGRIGCAAVKAPSHNKINAVIKGKAAHAGMEPENGISAFTIMAHAITNMKLGRIDEETTANIGIIHGGTATNIVCDRVELEGEARSRQQNKLQAQTEHIRDCFVQAAEKFGGQVDFDYEMEYPAYDLPADSAVLGIMKSAAEDCGIVFETVVTGGGSDTNIINSKGIEAVDMSIGMTNVHSVKEQISIKDMIDATTYLIAIIQNVK, from the coding sequence ATGGTTAATAGAACCAGACTTGTTGATGAATTTTTGGAATTGGTCAAAATAGACAGTTTATCGCTAAAAGAAAGGCAAATGTGCGATTTACTGAAGCAAAAGCTTGAAAATATGGGATATATGCCTGTGGAGGACAATGCAGGAGAGAAAATCGGAGGAAACAGCGGAAATATAGTGTGCACCGTTAAGGGAAACAAGAAGGTTCCTGCTATTATGCTGGGGGCACATATGGACACTGTAGTTCCCGGAATAGGTAAAAAAGCCATTGTGGACGGAGATATAATCAAAACCGATGGATTAACAATTCTGGGAGGAGATGATGCTTCCGGAATAGCAATTATACTGGAGACATTGAAGATTCTCAAAGAAGAAAACATTCCTCACGGTGATATACAGATAGTATTTACTGTAGCTGAAGAAATCGGATTACTTGGAGCAAAAAATCTGGACTACAGCAAAATACAAGCAAAATACGGATTTATTCTGGACAGCGACGGGAGAATAGGCTGTGCAGCCGTAAAAGCTCCTTCACACAACAAGATAAACGCAGTAATAAAAGGTAAAGCAGCTCATGCAGGTATGGAGCCTGAAAACGGAATAAGCGCATTTACAATTATGGCACATGCTATAACAAACATGAAACTTGGAAGAATTGACGAGGAAACAACGGCAAACATTGGTATAATTCATGGCGGAACAGCTACAAACATTGTATGTGACAGGGTTGAGCTTGAAGGGGAAGCCAGAAGCAGACAGCAGAATAAGCTGCAGGCCCAGACTGAGCATATAAGGGACTGTTTTGTACAGGCGGCAGAAAAGTTTGGAGGACAGGTTGATTTTGACTATGAAATGGAATATCCTGCATACGATTTACCGGCGGATTCAGCAGTTTTGGGTATAATGAAGTCAGCCGCAGAAGACTGTGGTATTGTGTTTGAGACAGTAGTTACCGGAGGCGGCAGCGACACAAATATTATTAATTCAAAAGGAATTGAAGCTGTTGATATGAGCATTGGAATGACCAATGTACACAGTGTTAAAGAACAGATATCAATAAAGGATATGATAGATGCCACTACTTATCTTATTGCAATTATACAAAACGTCAAATAA
- the trmL gene encoding tRNA (uridine(34)/cytosine(34)/5-carboxymethylaminomethyluridine(34)-2'-O)-methyltransferase TrmL has protein sequence MAFNIVLVEPEIPQNTGNIVRTCAATGTVLHLVGPLGFSIEDKYLKRAGLDYWDEADVRYYNNINEFFEKFPGKTFYYSTTKAVNNYCDVQFEDDSFILFGKETAGLPEELLRDNKEYCIRIPMKKGIRSLNLSNSVAIVLYEALRQQNFKEMRLEGHMVKYEW, from the coding sequence ATGGCATTTAATATAGTACTGGTAGAACCCGAAATTCCACAGAATACAGGAAATATAGTGAGAACCTGTGCAGCAACGGGAACTGTGCTGCATCTTGTGGGGCCTCTTGGATTTTCAATAGAAGATAAATATCTTAAAAGAGCCGGGCTTGATTACTGGGATGAGGCAGATGTGAGGTATTACAACAACATTAACGAGTTTTTTGAAAAGTTTCCGGGAAAAACCTTTTATTATTCAACCACTAAAGCAGTAAATAACTACTGTGACGTACAGTTTGAAGATGACAGTTTTATTCTGTTCGGAAAAGAAACAGCAGGCCTTCCCGAGGAACTGTTGAGAGATAATAAGGAGTATTGCATAAGAATACCTATGAAAAAAGGCATCAGGTCCCTAAATCTCTCAAATTCAGTTGCAATTGTTTTATATGAAGCTCTAAGACAGCAGAATTTTAAAGAAATGAGACTCGAAGGACATATGGTAAAATACGAGTGGTAA
- a CDS encoding chemotaxis protein CheX — protein MNIEYINPFIEASQTVLKQVVNVDARLGKVFLKNSPYQGESILIIVGITGKIRGQAIFTMSKGVAFKIASAMMMGMPVDELNEIAKSALSELTNMILGNTATLLYNKGIGIEITPPSLLLGENLQISQSKMKTICIPLYLSDNEILEIDISVQD, from the coding sequence ATGAATATAGAGTATATAAACCCATTTATTGAAGCAAGTCAGACAGTTCTTAAACAAGTTGTGAACGTTGATGCTAGGTTGGGAAAAGTGTTTTTGAAAAATTCTCCTTATCAAGGAGAATCTATACTTATAATTGTGGGAATTACTGGTAAAATTCGTGGACAAGCCATTTTTACGATGTCCAAGGGAGTAGCGTTTAAAATTGCTTCAGCTATGATGATGGGTATGCCGGTTGACGAATTAAATGAAATAGCAAAGAGTGCATTGTCCGAGCTCACAAATATGATATTGGGCAATACAGCCACTTTACTTTATAATAAAGGAATCGGTATAGAAATTACTCCTCCTTCATTGCTGCTTGGTGAAAATTTGCAAATTTCCCAGTCTAAAATGAAGACAATATGTATACCTTTATATCTGTCGGATAATGAGATTCTTGAAATTGATATATCCGTTCAGGATTGA
- the spoVAE gene encoding stage V sporulation protein AE, with protein MTYLNAFIVGGIICAIGQILIDKTKLTSARILVVYVVAGVVLASLGIYQKIVDIGGAGATIPLTGFGYSLAKGVFRDVDETGLLGAFTGGFKAGAAGLAAAVFFGFMMAAIFKPKAKK; from the coding sequence ATGACTTACTTAAATGCTTTTATAGTCGGTGGGATAATTTGCGCCATCGGTCAAATATTGATAGACAAAACAAAATTAACATCTGCACGGATATTGGTTGTTTATGTTGTAGCAGGAGTAGTATTGGCGTCCCTTGGGATATATCAAAAAATAGTTGATATAGGAGGGGCAGGTGCCACTATTCCCTTAACCGGATTTGGATATAGTCTGGCAAAAGGGGTATTCAGGGATGTGGATGAAACAGGACTGCTGGGAGCATTTACGGGAGGATTTAAAGCAGGTGCTGCAGGACTTGCCGCTGCTGTATTTTTCGGGTTCATGATGGCTGCAATATTTAAACCAAAAGCAAAAAAATAA
- the spoVAD gene encoding stage V sporulation protein AD, translating to MAEKHIGRQTVFLKNPPSIKATASFVGPKEGKGPLKNDFDFIIPDELWGEDSWEKAESKLVREVFAKVIQKAKLTNDQIDYVLAGDLLNQCIAASYGLRETEVPFFGLYGACSTMAESMSIGSLLVDGGFAENIVCMTSSHFCSAERQFRFPLELGSQRTPTAQWTVTGSGSVVLSANGAGPYIKHITTGKINDLGIKDANNMGAAMAPAAADTIFAHFKDTGLQPDYYDLIVTGDLGKVGKQICQEMLKDNGLNIESRFNDCGVMIFDGETQDTHAGGSGCACSATVLAGHIYKQLIQGNLKRVLFVATGALMSPISSQQKESIPGIAHAVAIHRTLN from the coding sequence ATGGCAGAAAAGCATATCGGAAGGCAAACTGTATTCTTAAAAAACCCACCTTCCATTAAGGCAACGGCATCATTTGTTGGGCCAAAGGAAGGTAAGGGCCCTTTAAAAAACGATTTTGATTTTATTATTCCCGATGAATTATGGGGAGAAGACAGTTGGGAGAAAGCTGAAAGCAAGCTTGTAAGAGAGGTTTTTGCAAAAGTTATTCAGAAGGCAAAACTCACAAATGATCAAATAGATTATGTTTTGGCAGGAGACCTTTTGAACCAGTGCATTGCAGCAAGCTATGGACTTAGAGAAACTGAAGTTCCATTTTTTGGCTTGTATGGAGCGTGTTCAACCATGGCTGAATCAATGAGTATTGGAAGTTTGTTGGTTGACGGAGGCTTTGCGGAAAACATAGTCTGTATGACTTCCAGCCATTTTTGCTCGGCTGAAAGACAGTTCAGGTTTCCTCTTGAATTGGGAAGTCAGAGAACTCCCACTGCACAGTGGACTGTAACGGGCTCAGGCTCGGTAGTACTGTCTGCGAATGGTGCAGGTCCATATATAAAGCATATTACAACCGGGAAAATTAATGATTTGGGCATAAAAGACGCAAATAATATGGGAGCGGCTATGGCTCCGGCAGCAGCAGATACCATATTCGCTCATTTTAAGGATACAGGACTTCAGCCTGATTATTATGATCTTATTGTAACAGGTGATTTAGGCAAGGTGGGAAAGCAAATTTGTCAGGAAATGCTGAAGGACAACGGGCTTAATATAGAATCCAGATTCAATGACTGCGGAGTAATGATATTTGACGGAGAAACCCAGGACACACATGCGGGAGGCAGCGGATGTGCATGTTCGGCAACGGTGCTTGCAGGGCATATATACAAGCAGCTGATTCAAGGGAACTTAAAGAGAGTGCTTTTTGTTGCTACAGGGGCATTAATGAGTCCCATAAGTTCTCAGCAAAAGGAATCTATACCGGGTATTGCACACGCGGTGGCTATTCACAGAACACTAAACTGA
- the spoVAC gene encoding stage V sporulation protein AC: MKKSFTKDQYSKYVEEVSPKSKIFTNVLKAFLVGGIICDIGQLFINLLKNRGLDNDAVSAITSIIMIFLAALLTGLNVYDEIGKFAGAGSIVPITGFANSVVSPAMEFKSEGYVLGMGAKMFIVAGPVIVYGICTSIIAGIIHYLIS, translated from the coding sequence ATGAAAAAGAGTTTTACCAAGGATCAATACTCAAAATACGTTGAAGAAGTCTCGCCGAAATCTAAAATTTTTACAAATGTTTTAAAGGCTTTTCTGGTTGGAGGTATTATATGTGATATTGGACAGCTATTTATTAATTTACTGAAAAATAGAGGTTTGGACAATGATGCGGTATCCGCCATAACCAGTATTATAATGATTTTTTTGGCAGCACTTTTAACGGGACTTAACGTTTATGATGAAATAGGCAAGTTTGCCGGAGCAGGCTCCATAGTACCAATTACGGGATTTGCAAACTCAGTAGTATCCCCTGCTATGGAATTTAAGTCCGAAGGATATGTCCTTGGGATGGGCGCAAAAATGTTTATTGTTGCCGGGCCTGTAATAGTATACGGAATTTGTACATCAATAATCGCAGGTATTATACACTACCTTATTTCTTAA
- the sigF gene encoding RNA polymerase sporulation sigma factor SigF, with the protein MKETSDDAVLTLIIKAKAGDKQAQSVLVERNVGLVWSIVKRFQNRGYEVDDLFQIGSIGLIKAINKFDTSYDVKFSTYAVPMIIGEIKRFIRDDGIIKVSRSLKEISSKARITKEIMSKELGREPTINEIAQRMNISPEELVMAIEAGCTPESLYSTIGDGDNSPILLIDRIDAADNNCEVDLIDKIAIRQILDTLDTRERQIIILRYFKEKTQVQIAKLLGISQVQVSRIEKKILRDIKSKMIANNN; encoded by the coding sequence ATGAAGGAAACATCAGATGATGCTGTTTTAACTCTTATAATAAAGGCCAAGGCTGGCGACAAACAAGCCCAATCCGTTCTCGTTGAAAGGAATGTAGGCCTTGTATGGAGCATTGTTAAGAGATTTCAAAACAGAGGATATGAAGTTGACGATTTATTTCAAATAGGAAGCATTGGATTAATCAAAGCTATAAACAAGTTTGATACATCTTATGATGTCAAATTTTCTACATATGCTGTTCCTATGATAATCGGTGAAATAAAAAGATTTATCAGAGATGACGGAATAATAAAAGTAAGCAGATCTCTCAAGGAGATTTCCTCTAAAGCACGTATAACCAAGGAGATTATGAGCAAAGAACTTGGTAGAGAGCCTACGATTAATGAAATAGCACAGCGTATGAATATTTCACCTGAAGAACTTGTCATGGCAATTGAAGCCGGATGTACTCCGGAGTCTCTGTACAGTACTATAGGAGATGGAGACAATTCGCCCATTCTGCTTATAGACAGAATAGATGCAGCCGACAATAACTGCGAAGTAGATCTTATTGACAAAATAGCCATACGTCAAATACTGGATACACTTGATACCAGAGAGAGACAGATAATCATATTAAGATATTTCAAGGAAAAGACACAGGTGCAGATAGCAAAACTACTGGGGATTTCTCAGGTACAAGTTTCCAGAATTGAAAAGAAGATACTGAGAGATATTAAATCTAAAATGATTGCAAACAATAATTAA
- the spoIIAB gene encoding anti-sigma F factor: MQLVNEMKLEFMSKSNNESFGRVVAAAFASQLDPTVEELADIKTAVSEAVTNAIIHGYEDSSGTVEMICRLYDEGILIIISDKGKGIEDIEQARQPLYTSKPDMERSGMGFTVMESFMDSVEIVSEPNMGTTVTMFKKLKS; this comes from the coding sequence ATGCAACTGGTTAATGAGATGAAGCTTGAATTTATGAGTAAATCCAATAATGAATCCTTTGGAAGAGTTGTTGCTGCGGCATTTGCGTCTCAGCTTGACCCTACTGTAGAGGAACTGGCGGATATAAAAACGGCTGTTTCCGAGGCTGTGACAAATGCCATAATACATGGCTATGAAGATTCGTCAGGAACAGTAGAAATGATTTGCAGACTATATGACGAAGGTATTTTGATAATCATATCAGATAAAGGAAAAGGGATAGAAGACATTGAGCAGGCACGCCAGCCTCTTTACACTTCAAAGCCGGACATGGAACGCTCAGGAATGGGTTTTACAGTTATGGAGAGTTTTATGGACAGCGTCGAAATAGTTTCTGAACCCAACATGGGTACAACTGTCACAATGTTTAAAAAATTAAAATCTTAG
- the spoIIAA gene encoding anti-sigma F factor antagonist: MDVKLSKKGTTLVVRIMEDMDHHSAQYLRQKIDNEITKATIKNIVFDFTNVNFMDSSGIGVVVGRYKNVCKLNGKAAIVNANPKVLQIFEMSGVLKIIPVYNSLDTAISSMCG, from the coding sequence TTGGATGTTAAACTTTCAAAAAAAGGGACAACCCTTGTTGTTAGAATAATGGAAGATATGGACCATCATTCGGCACAGTATCTCAGACAAAAGATAGACAATGAAATTACCAAGGCAACTATAAAAAATATCGTATTTGATTTTACAAATGTAAACTTCATGGACAGCTCCGGTATAGGTGTTGTTGTAGGTAGGTACAAAAATGTATGCAAGTTGAACGGCAAGGCGGCTATAGTAAATGCAAATCCAAAAGTATTGCAAATATTTGAGATGTCTGGCGTATTAAAGATTATTCCTGTGTACAACAGTTTGGATACAGCTATTTCAAGCATGTGCGGTTAA
- the whiA gene encoding DNA-binding protein WhiA: MSFSTVVKDELCRIELHEECCMKSEILGVILTGNLFSHEKVLRNTKVVTENAAFARRIYSIFRRIYGICPEVAIRRSSKLKKHISYSLTLVPNQMINRILYDFGISAFSGEEYIPTASTLEKVCCRKSFLRAAFLSGGSISDPEKTYHLEIATHNNMSAEIIKDLLNDYDINTKIIKRKGSFVAYIKEGEQIVDFLNIIGAHTALMELENVRILKDMRNSVNRIVNCETANLEKTVNASIRQIENIKYIQSTIGIDKLPENLAEIAEARLEFSDASLKELGEMLHPKLGKSGVNHRLRKLDEIADEIRKNNER, from the coding sequence GTGTCTTTTTCAACTGTAGTAAAAGATGAGCTTTGCAGGATTGAGCTGCATGAGGAATGTTGCATGAAATCCGAAATTTTAGGGGTTATTCTTACAGGTAACCTTTTTTCCCATGAAAAAGTATTAAGAAATACAAAAGTGGTTACTGAGAACGCTGCTTTTGCCAGGAGAATATATTCAATATTCCGTAGAATATACGGTATATGCCCGGAGGTTGCTATCAGAAGAAGCAGTAAACTCAAAAAGCATATATCGTATTCTCTTACTCTGGTACCGAACCAGATGATAAACAGGATACTGTATGACTTTGGAATCAGCGCTTTTTCCGGAGAAGAATATATTCCAACTGCAAGTACACTTGAAAAGGTATGTTGCAGAAAGAGTTTTTTGAGAGCTGCTTTTCTTTCGGGAGGTTCAATAAGCGACCCTGAAAAGACGTATCATCTGGAAATAGCAACTCACAATAATATGTCTGCTGAAATAATAAAAGATTTGTTAAATGATTATGATATAAACACAAAGATAATCAAACGCAAAGGCAGCTTTGTGGCTTATATAAAAGAAGGTGAGCAGATAGTGGATTTCCTTAATATCATTGGTGCTCACACAGCTCTCATGGAGCTGGAAAACGTAAGAATATTAAAAGATATGAGGAACAGCGTAAACAGGATTGTAAACTGCGAAACTGCGAATCTTGAGAAAACCGTAAACGCTTCCATCAGACAAATAGAAAATATAAAGTATATTCAATCCACAATAGGAATAGACAAGCTCCCCGAGAACCTTGCAGAGATAGCAGAAGCAAGGCTGGAATTCAGCGATGCCAGCCTCAAAGAGCTTGGAGAAATGCTTCACCCCAAGCTTGGAAAATCAGGCGTAAACCACAGGCTGAGAAAGCTGGATGAAATTGCTGACGAAATTAGAAAAAATAATGAAAGGTAA
- a CDS encoding amylo-alpha-1,6-glucosidase, whose translation MDFGKSSWYSYQQGCQREWLLTNGIGGYSSLSLICSNNRRYHGLLVSVSVPPTKRQLFLSNILENMSFEDGDTVSFSSFQTGSGYINNGYTHLQRVEYNFLPEFVFSYKDIFIKKKISMKQGDNTVIVQYEVRNGHKEAVFKLTPLINNRDHHHTSKSSHFKFSLKHEANVIRISGDGESEIRFLVDGGEFKSYNDCFFYDMLYEVERERGLDCTEDHFIPGCYSIKIKPWETKTVSFIATIETYDLEGINATEVIQSQEERLKELLDRAGLQNQLCRRLVLAADSFIVYRESTKSKTVIAGYPWFTDWGRDTMIAFSGLTLATGRYEDAKDILLTFSKYVNYGLIPNMFPDDGNEPAYNSVDAALWYFEAVNSYISYTKDSDFIQNNIYGCLKDICSGFINGTIYDIKMTEDGLVTAGSENTQLTWMDAKVGDWVVTPRHGKAVEINALWYNALMIMSSLAERFGDIDSYSAIASKTKESFQKEFWNEKDECLYDVINSGGKDADIRPNQILAIGLTYPVVDGQRAEKILNKVWEELYTPYGLRSLSRNNSGYKGVYCGTQLERDGAYHQGTVWTWPLGRFIKAYIHINGGTEQARRNALEFVYPFLEHVKDGGLGSISEIFDGDNPHYPRGCFAQAWSVSEILRAAVEDIGIDQLG comes from the coding sequence ATGGACTTTGGAAAAAGCAGTTGGTACAGCTACCAGCAAGGCTGTCAAAGAGAATGGTTACTCACAAACGGCATCGGAGGTTACTCTTCCTTGTCTTTGATATGTTCCAATAACAGAAGATACCACGGTTTACTGGTTTCTGTATCAGTACCTCCCACCAAAAGGCAGCTTTTTCTCTCCAACATTCTCGAAAACATGAGCTTTGAAGATGGAGATACCGTATCTTTCAGCTCCTTTCAAACAGGCAGTGGTTACATAAATAACGGGTATACACATCTGCAAAGGGTTGAATACAATTTTCTTCCGGAATTTGTATTTTCCTATAAAGATATTTTTATTAAAAAGAAAATATCAATGAAGCAGGGCGATAACACAGTAATTGTTCAGTATGAGGTGCGAAACGGACATAAAGAAGCGGTGTTCAAGCTTACTCCCCTTATAAACAACAGAGACCATCATCATACCAGTAAAAGCAGTCATTTTAAATTCAGCTTAAAACATGAAGCAAATGTAATCCGTATATCAGGAGATGGAGAATCGGAAATCAGGTTTCTGGTTGATGGCGGAGAATTTAAAAGCTATAATGACTGCTTTTTTTATGACATGCTTTATGAGGTTGAGAGAGAACGAGGGTTGGACTGTACAGAAGACCATTTTATACCGGGCTGCTACAGTATAAAAATTAAACCATGGGAAACAAAAACAGTTTCTTTTATTGCAACAATTGAAACCTATGACTTAGAGGGTATAAATGCCACAGAGGTTATTCAATCCCAAGAAGAACGGTTAAAAGAGCTTCTGGACAGGGCAGGTCTTCAAAATCAGTTATGCAGAAGATTGGTACTTGCTGCTGATAGCTTCATAGTATACAGAGAATCAACAAAATCAAAGACTGTAATAGCCGGGTATCCATGGTTTACAGATTGGGGTCGGGATACAATGATTGCCTTTAGCGGACTTACATTGGCAACGGGCAGATATGAGGATGCAAAGGATATATTGCTGACATTCTCAAAATATGTTAACTATGGACTTATACCAAATATGTTTCCCGATGACGGGAACGAACCGGCGTATAACAGTGTAGATGCTGCTTTGTGGTATTTTGAGGCAGTTAACAGCTATATTTCTTATACGAAGGACAGTGATTTTATTCAGAATAATATATACGGCTGTCTCAAGGATATATGCAGCGGATTTATAAACGGAACCATCTATGACATTAAAATGACGGAGGATGGCCTCGTAACGGCAGGCAGCGAAAATACACAGCTGACATGGATGGATGCAAAGGTAGGAGACTGGGTAGTCACACCCCGTCATGGAAAAGCCGTAGAAATAAATGCCTTGTGGTATAACGCTTTAATGATTATGTCCTCCCTTGCAGAAAGATTCGGTGATATTGACAGCTATTCTGCTATAGCCTCCAAAACCAAGGAGTCCTTTCAGAAGGAGTTCTGGAATGAAAAGGATGAGTGTTTGTATGATGTAATTAATTCTGGCGGTAAAGATGCAGATATCAGGCCAAATCAGATTCTTGCCATAGGACTTACTTATCCCGTTGTTGACGGACAAAGGGCTGAGAAAATATTGAATAAGGTGTGGGAAGAGCTATACACTCCTTATGGACTCAGGTCATTATCCCGTAATAACAGTGGATACAAAGGAGTTTACTGCGGAACCCAGCTTGAAAGAGACGGTGCATACCATCAGGGTACAGTCTGGACATGGCCTTTGGGAAGGTTTATAAAAGCATACATTCACATAAATGGCGGAACAGAACAGGCTCGGCGAAATGCCCTGGAATTTGTATACCCGTTTTTGGAACATGTTAAAGATGGAGGATTGGGCAGTATTTCTGAAATATTTGACGGGGACAATCCACACTATCCCAGAGGATGCTTTGCACAGGCTTGGAGTGTTTCTGAGATACTGAGGGCTGCTGTTGAAGACATAGGTATTGACCAGCTTGGATAA